CGATTCTATTTCTTCACTGATCCTGGATAAGTATATAAAGGACCTAGACCCTTACAAATATTATTTCCTGGCCTCTGATATTAAAGACTTTGAACAGTTTAGAAATACATTGGATGACGATTTTAGAAATGGGGATCTAAGTGCTCCGTTCTACATTTTTAACGTATATCTGAAAAGATATAATGAATGGCTGGCGTATACACTTACCCAGGTAAAATCCAAGTATGACTTTAATCAGGATGATACCTATGTGTTTGACCGGGAGAAAATGCCATGGATCACTTCTCCTGTGGAACTTAACGATGTCTGGAAGAAAAAGGTGAAGTATGACCTGGTTAACCTGAAAATTGCAGGAACAACTCCGGCAAAAAATGTGGAAACCCTGACTAAAAGATATGAAAATTTAAAATCACAAGCTGCAAAAGTTAATAATCAGGATGTATTCCAAACGATTATGGATGCCTTTACAGAGACGATTGATCCCCATACCAATTATTTTAATCCGGTAAATGCTCAGCAGTTTAATGAAGATATGGCACGTTCATTTGAGGGGATTGGTGCAAGGTTAAAACTGGAGAATGATATTCTTAAAATTGATGAAATTATTCCGGGTGGTCCAGCCTTCAAAAGTAAGCTGTTAAGCTCAGGAGATAGGATTGTAGGTGTTGCACAGGGTTCTGGTGAATTTGAAGACATCATCGGCTGGAGAATTGATAATTCTGTCTCTAAGATAAAAGGACCGAAAGGAACTAAGGTGAGATTGAAAATTATCCCGGTTGGACGTGAACTGTCGTCAAAACCTGTCATTATAGAATTGACCAGGGAGCGTATCGTAATGGAAGATCAATCGGCCAAAAAATCGGTAAAGACCATTCAGTCAGAGGGACAGTCTTATAAAATAGGAATCATCAGGGTTCCCGCCTTTTATGCAGATTTTAAAGCTGCAAATGCAGGAGATCCTAATTATAAAAGTACCACTCGAGATGTGAGGTTGTTGATTGATACTTTAAAAAACAAAGATAAAGTAGATGCTATTGTGATGGACTTACGTGCTAACGGCGGCGGTTCATTGGTAGAGGCGATCGATCTGACCGGATTATTCATTGATAAAGGACCCGTAGTACAGGTAAAAGATATTAAGAATAACATTGAAGTGAGCGAAGATACCAATTCAGGTGTTGCCTGGAGTGGGCCTTTTGGAGTGATGGTGGATCGTTTGAGCGCATCAGCTTCTGAAATTTTTGCAGGTGCAATTCAGGATTATGGACGAGGTATCGTTATGGGGACGCAGACCTATGGTAAAGGAACTGTTCAATCTTCAATAGATTTGAACAGACTGGTAAACCCATCTATTTTACAAAGAATAGCAGCGTTGGTAAGTAAGGATGCTAAAACAACTATTAAGACCGTTAATGGAAAAGAGGGGGCTCCTGTTCAATTGGGGCAGATCAACCTGACGATGGCTAAATTTTATCGCGTAACTGGAAGTAGTACCCAACATAAAGGGGTGATGCCTGATATTCAATTTCCTTCGCTTTATCCACTGAATAAAATAGGAGAAGACACAGAACCTTCTGCTTTACCTTGGGACGAGGTACAAAAATCTAATTTCAAGGTAGTTGCTGACCTTAACCCTTTAAAACCGGAATTACTGAAACTTCATGAAGCAAGGATGGCAAATTCTTTGGATTATAAAACATTAGAACAGGATATTGCTGATGTTAAAAAACGAGAAGGAGAGGTCTCTATCACTTTAAACGAAACAAAACTGAAAGCAGAGCGGGATAGTCTGGAGGCTAAATCTCTTGCCAGAATTAACCAGTTGAGGGTTTCGAAAGGATTGGCTCCAGTTAAAAAAGGAGATAAGATTAAGAAAGAAGAAACGTTCGACTTCATAGAGGATGAGAGCTTACAGATCATGGCAGATTTGATGAGGTTTACCAATCCAAATAAAGCCGAATTAGTGAAAGTGAAAGCCGGATTTAATTAGATAGAATTCAAATCTGAACGTTAACTTATTCCAAAAAAAGGGCACATCCATTAGGATGCGCCCTTTTTTTTAGGGGATTATTCTCCCGCCTGGTCTTTTCTGTTCTTTTGTATTTGCATGGCCATCATTTCTTTCATGGTCTTATTCATCCCCTCAGTAGAACCATCCAGAAAAACCACATTTCCATCGCTGTTTTCAGCGAAATGTTTAATCGATTCTGTCCACATGGTAAACAGGATTACAGAAATATCTAGATTTGCCTGTTCCATTTCCTGAGCAGCTTTAGTCATACCATGAGCAACTTCTGCACGAAATAAAGCAATTCCTTGTCCACGTAGCTGAGCTGCTTCTCTTTCTGCTGCCGCCGCAATTTTAATGGCGTTACCATCTGCTTCAGCTCCTTTTGTTTTAGTAATCAGTAGAGCCTGACCTTCATTTTCTGCGGCAGCTTTTAGATTGTTTGAGGCAACCACCCTGCTCATTGAACGCATGATTTCCTCATCAAAGGTGATGTCATTCAGTTGTAAATCCTGAAGGTGATATCCCCAGCTTTCCAGTACCTGATCAATCTGGTGTTTTACATGGTCAACAATTTCATTACGCTGCGCTAAAACGTTGGCCTGGCGCTGTGTTGCTACATATGCCCGGATAGATCCCTCAATGGTACGTATCAGGGCCTGCATCAGGTTGGTTTGATCGACAAATTTAAAAGCTACATTCTTGATGGTTTCCTCATCGTGATTAAGCACAGAATAAAGCAGCATAGCCTTAAAATAAACGTTCGCCTGGTCTTGCGTTACCGCCTGAAAAGAAAGTTCAACAGAGCGGTTCTGAATCGAAATTCTGGAATGAATGTTTTCAACCAGGGGAATCTTCAGGCTTAATCCGGGTCTTAATAGTCGCCGGTACTTGCCAAAAATGGTGATCACCGCGATGGTTCCCTGTTTTACAGTGACAAAAGAACTGATCAGAATAACCAGTGCAAAGAATACGAGAAGGTAAAATGTATAGTCCATAGAATTTTGTTTTAATGATTGGAATAACTCCTTCAAGATACGAACAATTCCATCTATTTTTTTTGTTCAATACGTCCCTCTTTCGAAAAATCAAGGCGGTGTCCGGGGAAGTCTGTGTCTGTAAGAAATTTTATTTTTTTAAAGGCACTGTAATTCTCATCTAAAGTCAGACGGTTTACTCTGTCCTGTTTTACTGAAACTACATCTGCATAAAGAAAATTTCCTTTTCCGTTTAGCTTAATCTGCAGTAATGGGGCAATTCCATTGGGCCCCTTCAGGCTGAACATTCCATAAGTACAGAAATTGCCGAGACTGTAGGCTATAAATTTATTTTTGTAAACTTCGACTGCCCTGGTTACATGAGGGCCATGGCCAATCACAATATCTGCTCCTGCATCGACTACTGAATGAGCGAACTGGTAAACATTACCCCTGTTTTCCTTATAAAAAATTTCATTTTTTCTTGGTACATGCTCAAATTTAGCCCCCTCACCACCGCCATGGAAAGAAACAATAACAATATCGACCTGCTTTTTTAGTCTTGTTACCAATGCTTTTGCACTGTCAATCTTATTGATTGAAACCGTGTTTTCATTGGGGGCAAAAGCACAGAAAGCATATTTTACACTATCTTTTTCAAAAATGGTAAAAGGATGAGACTGGAGGCCTGCATAATTGATCTGAAGAGAATCCAGAATTTCCGTGGTCCTTGTCCGTCCTTTTTTTCCAAAGTCACCTACATGATTGTTCGCGACACTCAGTAGGTTAAAGCCTGCTTTTTTGAAAATACCTGCATACCTTTCCGGCATTCTGAAAGCGAAACAGCTGTTGCTGTTAGGATCGCTGCACTTGGTAGATTTCCCATTGTCCAGTAAGCAGCCCTCAAGGTTTCCAAAAATGATATCTCCTTTCAAAAAATTATCTACCTCTTTGAAACTATTGACCGCATCATCGGCAGGGAGGTTTGCTTTGTCGGGGAAGGCTGATCCGAGCATCATATCGCCGACAGCAGTAATAGAAATGGTATCTGTAATGGAAAGCGTATCTCTTTTTATGGAGATCTGGATGCTGTCTTTTTTTATTTGCTGAGGAACGCTTGCGCTATTTCCCTGACAGCTAAACATAAATACAACCGATGAGAGGGTCAGAGCAATGGTGTTGGAGAATTTCATTGATTTAGAGGTAGTGTTTTATCATAAAAAAAGTCCTCCCAGAGATTTAGGAGGACTCAATATATATTTTTGTATGCTGAGGTTACTCCTCAATCAGGTCATTTTTTACAGGGTCTAAAATTCTGCCACCCTTATAAAAATACCTGGAATAATAAGGTTCGTTTAAATTGCTGATCACCACTCCGCGACTGGAGGATGCATGAGCGAAGCGGTTATCACCCAGATAAATGCCAATATGCGTAATGCTACGGCTTTTGATCTTAAAGAATACCAGGTCTCCTTCTTTTAACTCATCTTTTGGCAATGGGTCTACCATGCTAAAGATGTCACGTGAATTGCGGAGTATAGTGGTGTTGAAAACTTTATCGTAAATGGCTTTTGTGAAAGCAGAACAATCAATGCCTCTTTTGGTATTTCCTCCAAATCGGTAAGGAGTTCCAATCCATTCATAAATGAATTTGTAGAGTTTTATATTAGACGTTGCATCTACCGCAACACCCATTACCTGAGAAAAATATTGGGAAGCTAAATTATCAGGGTCTTCTAATTTATTGGTTTCTTTTGTTTTTGTCTGTGCTTGAGCTGCAGAAAGGCTGCACACGACAATGAGGGTAGAAAACAAAAATTTTTTTATCATACTATTAAGTTTGGGTAATAGACACTTACACTTAAACGTACACCACTGGGGCTTATTGTCCGGTGCCAAAACTATGTATTTTACAAATGTTATCCAAATGTAAAATGTTTAAATCTAAAAGTTATCCACATTATATGTAACCTTAGTGTTCATTTTACATGTATTTCTTCTATATGTTGCAATAAAAAAGTAGATTTGCTCTTGTAAATAAAAACCAATACCCAAAAATGAGTGCAGTAGAAATTAATAAAGATACCTATCTGAAGTGGTTTGAGTCGATGTTGCTGATGCGCAAGTTCGAAGAAAAAACAGGTCAATTGTACGGACAACAGAAAATCCGTGGTTTTTGTCACCTATACATAGGTCAGGAAGCTGTGGTAGCAGGAGCTATTTCGGCACTACAACCAGAAGATTCTATGATCACTGCCTACCGCGATCATGCACATGCTTTAGCAAAAGGTGTGAGTGCAAACAGCATTATGGCAGAGATGTATGGTAAAGCTACCGGATGTTCTAAAGGAAAAGGTGGTTCTATGCACATGTTTAGCAAAGAACATAACTTTTACGGTGGACATGGTATCGTTGGTGGACAAATTCCATTAGGAGCAGGTATCGCTTTCGCTGAGAAATATAAAGGCACTAAAAATGTAAACGTTTGTTACATGGGTGACGGCGCTGTTCGTCAGGGTGCTTTAAACGAAGCCTTTAACATGGCGATGTTATGGAAATTACCTGTCATCTTTGTTTGTGAAAACAACGGTTATGCAATGGGAACCTCTGTGGAGCGTACTACAAACATGACTGATATATATAAAATAGGTTTAGGTTTTGATATGCCATGTGCACCGGTAGACGGAATGGATCCTGTTGCAGTTCACACTGCAATGGATGAAGCTGCTCAACGTGCAAGAAATGGCGATGGACCTACATTCTTAGAGATCAGAACTTACCGTTACCGCGGCCACTCGATGTCTGATCCTGCAAAATATCGTTCTAAAGACGAATTGGAATCTTACAAAACCAAAGATCCTATTGAAGCGGTTAGAGAAACGATCCTTCAGGAAAAATATGCTGATCAGGCCTGGATCGAAGAGATCGAAGCAAAAGTGAAACAAATTGTTGATGATGCTGTTAAATTTGCAGAGGAGTCACCTTGGCCGGAAGCATCAGAATTGTATCAGGATGTTTATGTACAACAGGATTATCCTTACGTACAAGATTAATTTAGAACGCATTTCATTTAATAATATAGAATGGCTGAAATAGTTAGAATGCCCAAAATGAGCGACACCATGACTGAAGGTGTGATGGCGAAGTGGCATAAAAAAGTTGGCGATAAAGTTAAAAGTGGCGATGTAATGGCCGAAGTGGAAACCGATAAGGCAACCATGGATTTAGAGTCATATTGGGATGGTACCGTTTTGTACATTGGTGTAGAAGAAGGTAAAGCTGTTCCTGTTGATGCGGTGATTGCTGTCATAGGTAAAGAAGGCGAAGATTATAAAGCAGCGTTGGATGCTGAAGGTGCTGCGGCCCCATCAGCTGAAGCGAAGCCGGCAACGGATGCCGCTCCTGCAGAAAAACCTGCTGAAGATAAAAAAGAAACACCTGCTGGTATTACGGATGCGGATTTAGAAAAAATGGGTGTTACTGTAGTAAGAATGCCTTTGCTAAGTGATACGATGACTGAAGGCGTGATCGCTGAGTGGCATAAAAAAGTTGGTGACAAAATTAAGAACGATGATATTCTTGCCGATGTGGAAACCGATAAGGCGACTATGGAGGTTATGGGATACGCAGACGGAACTTTATTACATATTGGTGTTGAAAAAGGTGCAGCAGCTAAAGTGAACGGAATTATCGCGATTGTTGGTCCTGAAGGGACTGATATCAGTGGTATTCTTGCGCAAGGCGATGCTCCGGCAAAACCTGCAGCAGATAAAAAAGCAGATGCTCCGGTAGCAGAAAGCGCTCCGTCTGTAACAGCAGAAGCCGCGACTGAAGGTTCAGATCGCGTAAAAGCATCTCCTCTGGCAAAGAGAATTGCGAAAGACAAAGGTATTGACCTTGCTCAGGTAGCAGGCAGTGCTGATGGCGGACGTATCATCAAAAAAGACATTGAAAACTTCAAGCCAGCTGCAGCAGCGCCTGCACCGGCAGAGACAACTTCTGCAGCTCCTGCAGAAAAACAAGCTCAGGTAAGTATTCCTCAGTTTATCGGCGAAGAGAAATATACAGAGAAACCGGTTACTCAGATGCGTAAAGTAATTGCTAAACGTTTATCTGAAAGCCTATTTACAGCGCCGCATTTCTATTTAACAATGGCTATTGATATGGATGGTGCAATTGCTGCACGTACTAAGATCAATGAATATGCGCCTGTTAAAATCTCTTTCAATGATATGGTCTTAAAAGCAGTTGCGATTGCTTTAAAACAACATCCTAATGTTAACTCTTCGTGGTTGGGCGATAAAATCCGTTACAATGAGCATGTAAACATTGGTGTAGCAGTAGCTGTTGAAGATGGTCTATTGGTTCCTGTAGTTCGTTTTGCAGACGGTAAATCACTATCTCATATCTCTGCGGAAGTAAAAGATTTTGCACAACGTGCTAAAGCGAAAAAATTACAACCTGCTGATTGGGAAGGTTCGACTTTCACTATCTCTAACTTAGGAATGTTTGGAATTGATGAATTTACAGCGATCATTAACCCACCTGATGCCTGTATCCTTGCAATTGGAGGAATCTCTCAGGTTCCAGTGGTTAAAAACGGTGCAGTAGTTCCAGGGAATGTCATGAAAGTAACCTTAAGTTGTGATCACCGCGTGGTGGATGGTGCAACAGGATCTGCTTTCTTACAGACACTAAAAGCATTGTTAGAAGAACCAGTAAGGTTATTGGTTTAAAATATTTAAATAATCTGAAAAGCTGCCTCGGCAGCTTTTTTTATGCCTGTTACTTTTTGTACTTTTGTCGCTATGTCGAATATTAAACCTTCTCTAGTTAAAGGAACCCGTGATTTTTCACCTCAGGAAATGGTCAAACGCAATTATATTTTTGATACTATAAAAACGGTATTTAAAAAATATGGATATGCGGAAATACAAACCCCAACGATGGAAAACCTGAGTACTTTAACAGGTAAATACGGAGATGAAGGAGATAAACTGATCTTTAAGATTTTAAACAGCGGGGATTTCCTTTCTAAAGTAAATCCGGAATTGCTGGCCAATGCCAACTCCCAAAAATTGATTTCATCAATTAGTGAGAAAGCATTAAGATATGATTTAACTGTGCCTTTTGCCCGTTACGTGGTGATGCACCAGAATGAAATTTCCCTGCCTTTTAAGCGCTTCCAGGTTCAGCCTGTGTGGAGAGCTGACCGGCCACAGAAAGGTCGCTACAGAGAGTTCTATCAGTGTGATGTGGATGTAGTAGGATCAGATAGCTTATTGAATGAAGCAGAATTTGTATTGATCTATCAGGAAGCCCTGAGTAATCTTGGTCTGAAAGATTTTACCATCAAGCTGAACAACCGTAAAATATTATCGGGAATTGCTGAAATTATCGGTAAGCCAGAGTTGATCATAGACATGACTGTTGCGATTGATAAACTGGATAAAATTGGTTTGGATGGCGTAAGTAAAGAACTCCTTGAGCGTGGATTTACAGAAGCGGACCTGGAGAAATTAAAACCGGTAATTTTATTGCAGGGAAGTAATGAAGAGAAATTGCATAGCCTTCGTGCCGTTCTTGCAGATTCAGCGACCGGAATGAATGGCATTGCAGAGATTGAAACGGTTTTCAGATATATAAAAGGATTACTACAGGCTAACCCGGAACTTAATCCGGATTTAGAGTTAGACATAACCCTTGCCCGTGGTTTAAATTATTATACTGGTTGTATTTTTGAAGTGAAAACCAATGAAGCTGCAATGGGAAGTATTGGAGGAGGTGGTCGTTACGATGACCTGACTGGAATGTTTGGCCTGAAAGGATTAACTGGAGTTGGCATTTCTTTTGGTGCCGACCGGATTTACGATGTATTGTTGGAATTAAACCTTTTCCCTGAATCTGTAGCAGCAGGAACAAAAGTTCTGATCAGTAATTTTGATGAAGGTGCAGAAATATATGCCCTGCCAATCGTCCAGCAATTGAGGAATGCAAATATCGCAGCTGAGTTATATCCTAGTGCAGCAAAGCTTAAAAAACAAATGAGTTATGCAGATGCCAAGAACATTCCATACGTCATTCTGATTGGAAGCGAAGAAATGCAAAATGGGGAACTGACTTTAAAAGATATGCATAGTGGGCAACAGGATAAATTATCCCTGGAAGCCATTATTGAAAGAATTAAGGATTAATCTTTGGATAATTCTTTCTCCATATAAGCAGCCAGTTTTGTGCTGGCTTGCTTTCTTACCTTATTTTTGAGAAATGAGGTCCATCCTAATAATAATCCGGTTAATCCCAGGGACTGTTTTGACCAGTTATAGAAGTTGAAATGATCAGTATGTCTAATGATTTTGCCATTTTCAATAATAAAGCTGGCGTCAATCCGATTCAACACTTTTCTACCAGTTGCAGAAAAGGTATAATAAGCGTCCCAGTGAGCCCTTACGCCCTGTTCCTCTGCTCTGATATCACTAAAGTCGATGCGCATATCTTTCCCACCTTTTATCAACATTGCCCACATTGCACATACTTCTTTTGCATTTAGATTTACAAAAGCTTCGTCGCTAAATGTGGCCTGGTCACTATAGCATTCCTGCATAGTGGCCACATCTTTGTTCTGAAAAGCAGTATAGAATTTGGTAATGAGCGCTTCGTTGGCATTCATATCGTTTTATTAATTTGAGTTAAGATACGAATTTCCGGGGAACAGCTTACCAGATTAATAAACCTTCCCTGCAAGAATCCCCTCAATTCTGTCCAGAAGATCATCAATGTCGAAAGGCTTGGCCAGGAAACCATTAGGCTTGAACGCACCATGTTGGATATTCTCTTCAGTATACCTTGCTGAGATCATCAGTACGGGGATGTCTGCGGTGCTGGCTTCAGACCTCAATTGGGTTAGCAGTTCCCTGCCATCCCCATCAGGAAGCATAATGTCCATGATGACCAGATCAGGCTTAAGTTGTTCAATATGCATCATCATATCTACACTTTTATTCAGACCTGTTACCTTATAAGCTTCACTTTGTAAAATTAGGGTGATGACATCAAGGATGGCATGATTGTCTTCAATGACAAGTATGTTTTTGTAAATCTTAGAGCTATTTGCCAAAATCGGAATGTGTTTTAGGAATACAAATATATTTAACAAGATTGATTTGTTTATATATTATTTGATTTTTATAAACAGAGTTCTGTAAATAGCCTGCTACAGAGCAATAAAAATGCTAAGCAAAAAAAATGAACTAAAATGAAACCTTTTGCTTATTAACCCGTCTTATGTATAAGTTTTAGGTTAAAAAAAAAGGTGCAATTGTGGCGATTGTGCCTTTTTTATTTGCAGCAATATTTTACTGAAGATGCGGCTGAAAACTGTCTGTATTGACCAGCGCTTTTAGCTCTTGCAGAATTGTATATAGACCAAAATTGGTACGGTTTACGTAAATGAAATGTTTAACTCCTCTGGCTTGCTTAAATTCAGGCATAGTGGCTACTTTCTCTGCATACGCATACAACTGTTCAAAGAATTCAGGTTTACTGAAATCAAATGTTTTGCTGGTGTATGGACGGGCAAATAATTCAATCATTTCCCGGTATGCTTTGTAGTAAAATTCTATTTGACTTTCTGTATCGTCTTTGTGAATCATGTCGAGTTGACGGAAAGCCGCAATGGTTTTAGCCTTGTCTTTAATTACATCTGTCGAAATCAGCGAGAAGAAAGGATGATAGAAATCATCTGGCATCTCTTTAATACAACCAAAAT
This region of Pedobacter steynii genomic DNA includes:
- a CDS encoding carboxy terminal-processing peptidase, yielding MLKRTLLVTFTAAVLACQASPKPQQLVKGVSNIVPDERQSLVVKEVVGLIENYNYKKIKLNDSISSLILDKYIKDLDPYKYYFLASDIKDFEQFRNTLDDDFRNGDLSAPFYIFNVYLKRYNEWLAYTLTQVKSKYDFNQDDTYVFDREKMPWITSPVELNDVWKKKVKYDLVNLKIAGTTPAKNVETLTKRYENLKSQAAKVNNQDVFQTIMDAFTETIDPHTNYFNPVNAQQFNEDMARSFEGIGARLKLENDILKIDEIIPGGPAFKSKLLSSGDRIVGVAQGSGEFEDIIGWRIDNSVSKIKGPKGTKVRLKIIPVGRELSSKPVIIELTRERIVMEDQSAKKSVKTIQSEGQSYKIGIIRVPAFYADFKAANAGDPNYKSTTRDVRLLIDTLKNKDKVDAIVMDLRANGGGSLVEAIDLTGLFIDKGPVVQVKDIKNNIEVSEDTNSGVAWSGPFGVMVDRLSASASEIFAGAIQDYGRGIVMGTQTYGKGTVQSSIDLNRLVNPSILQRIAALVSKDAKTTIKTVNGKEGAPVQLGQINLTMAKFYRVTGSSTQHKGVMPDIQFPSLYPLNKIGEDTEPSALPWDEVQKSNFKVVADLNPLKPELLKLHEARMANSLDYKTLEQDIADVKKREGEVSITLNETKLKAERDSLEAKSLARINQLRVSKGLAPVKKGDKIKKEETFDFIEDESLQIMADLMRFTNPNKAELVKVKAGFN
- a CDS encoding SPFH domain-containing protein, which encodes MDYTFYLLVFFALVILISSFVTVKQGTIAVITIFGKYRRLLRPGLSLKIPLVENIHSRISIQNRSVELSFQAVTQDQANVYFKAMLLYSVLNHDEETIKNVAFKFVDQTNLMQALIRTIEGSIRAYVATQRQANVLAQRNEIVDHVKHQIDQVLESWGYHLQDLQLNDITFDEEIMRSMSRVVASNNLKAAAENEGQALLITKTKGAEADGNAIKIAAAAEREAAQLRGQGIALFRAEVAHGMTKAAQEMEQANLDISVILFTMWTESIKHFAENSDGNVVFLDGSTEGMNKTMKEMMAMQIQKNRKDQAGE
- a CDS encoding CapA family protein; protein product: MKFSNTIALTLSSVVFMFSCQGNSASVPQQIKKDSIQISIKRDTLSITDTISITAVGDMMLGSAFPDKANLPADDAVNSFKEVDNFLKGDIIFGNLEGCLLDNGKSTKCSDPNSNSCFAFRMPERYAGIFKKAGFNLLSVANNHVGDFGKKGRTRTTEILDSLQINYAGLQSHPFTIFEKDSVKYAFCAFAPNENTVSINKIDSAKALVTRLKKQVDIVIVSFHGGGEGAKFEHVPRKNEIFYKENRGNVYQFAHSVVDAGADIVIGHGPHVTRAVEVYKNKFIAYSLGNFCTYGMFSLKGPNGIAPLLQIKLNGKGNFLYADVVSVKQDRVNRLTLDENYSAFKKIKFLTDTDFPGHRLDFSKEGRIEQKK
- a CDS encoding C40 family peptidase, producing the protein MIKKFLFSTLIVVCSLSAAQAQTKTKETNKLEDPDNLASQYFSQVMGVAVDATSNIKLYKFIYEWIGTPYRFGGNTKRGIDCSAFTKAIYDKVFNTTILRNSRDIFSMVDPLPKDELKEGDLVFFKIKSRSITHIGIYLGDNRFAHASSSRGVVISNLNEPYYSRYFYKGGRILDPVKNDLIEE
- the pdhA gene encoding pyruvate dehydrogenase (acetyl-transferring) E1 component subunit alpha yields the protein MSAVEINKDTYLKWFESMLLMRKFEEKTGQLYGQQKIRGFCHLYIGQEAVVAGAISALQPEDSMITAYRDHAHALAKGVSANSIMAEMYGKATGCSKGKGGSMHMFSKEHNFYGGHGIVGGQIPLGAGIAFAEKYKGTKNVNVCYMGDGAVRQGALNEAFNMAMLWKLPVIFVCENNGYAMGTSVERTTNMTDIYKIGLGFDMPCAPVDGMDPVAVHTAMDEAAQRARNGDGPTFLEIRTYRYRGHSMSDPAKYRSKDELESYKTKDPIEAVRETILQEKYADQAWIEEIEAKVKQIVDDAVKFAEESPWPEASELYQDVYVQQDYPYVQD
- a CDS encoding pyruvate dehydrogenase complex dihydrolipoamide acetyltransferase, producing MAEIVRMPKMSDTMTEGVMAKWHKKVGDKVKSGDVMAEVETDKATMDLESYWDGTVLYIGVEEGKAVPVDAVIAVIGKEGEDYKAALDAEGAAAPSAEAKPATDAAPAEKPAEDKKETPAGITDADLEKMGVTVVRMPLLSDTMTEGVIAEWHKKVGDKIKNDDILADVETDKATMEVMGYADGTLLHIGVEKGAAAKVNGIIAIVGPEGTDISGILAQGDAPAKPAADKKADAPVAESAPSVTAEAATEGSDRVKASPLAKRIAKDKGIDLAQVAGSADGGRIIKKDIENFKPAAAAPAPAETTSAAPAEKQAQVSIPQFIGEEKYTEKPVTQMRKVIAKRLSESLFTAPHFYLTMAIDMDGAIAARTKINEYAPVKISFNDMVLKAVAIALKQHPNVNSSWLGDKIRYNEHVNIGVAVAVEDGLLVPVVRFADGKSLSHISAEVKDFAQRAKAKKLQPADWEGSTFTISNLGMFGIDEFTAIINPPDACILAIGGISQVPVVKNGAVVPGNVMKVTLSCDHRVVDGATGSAFLQTLKALLEEPVRLLV
- the hisS gene encoding histidine--tRNA ligase, which encodes MSNIKPSLVKGTRDFSPQEMVKRNYIFDTIKTVFKKYGYAEIQTPTMENLSTLTGKYGDEGDKLIFKILNSGDFLSKVNPELLANANSQKLISSISEKALRYDLTVPFARYVVMHQNEISLPFKRFQVQPVWRADRPQKGRYREFYQCDVDVVGSDSLLNEAEFVLIYQEALSNLGLKDFTIKLNNRKILSGIAEIIGKPELIIDMTVAIDKLDKIGLDGVSKELLERGFTEADLEKLKPVILLQGSNEEKLHSLRAVLADSATGMNGIAEIETVFRYIKGLLQANPELNPDLELDITLARGLNYYTGCIFEVKTNEAAMGSIGGGGRYDDLTGMFGLKGLTGVGISFGADRIYDVLLELNLFPESVAAGTKVLISNFDEGAEIYALPIVQQLRNANIAAELYPSAAKLKKQMSYADAKNIPYVILIGSEEMQNGELTLKDMHSGQQDKLSLEAIIERIKD
- a CDS encoding nuclear transport factor 2 family protein produces the protein MNANEALITKFYTAFQNKDVATMQECYSDQATFSDEAFVNLNAKEVCAMWAMLIKGGKDMRIDFSDIRAEEQGVRAHWDAYYTFSATGRKVLNRIDASFIIENGKIIRHTDHFNFYNWSKQSLGLTGLLLGWTSFLKNKVRKQASTKLAAYMEKELSKD
- a CDS encoding response regulator transcription factor — its product is MANSSKIYKNILVIEDNHAILDVITLILQSEAYKVTGLNKSVDMMMHIEQLKPDLVIMDIMLPDGDGRELLTQLRSEASTADIPVLMISARYTEENIQHGAFKPNGFLAKPFDIDDLLDRIEGILAGKVY